ATCGCGGGCATCAGGTCCTGGTTTGGCCCGAGCGCGAATCGCAGTCCCGCCGGAACTCCCTCGCCGGTCACCGCGTGGTCGCCCTGCAGCGACGCTCCGTCGGGCAGCATCCGGCGGTCGCGCTCGTTGGGCCAGATCGAGTAACCGGGCTGCGCGCGAGCGCCACGCTCAGGCGCGTAGCGGCCCTGCCAGACCGTGGCCCAATCCTGAGGCGTTGCCCTTGCGAAATCCAGCACGCGAGGCTGCCCTGCGCGCACCTCAGCGCTGCATCCCCAGTAGAACAGCAATCGTCCCTTGGGCTGCTCTACCTCGCCCGGATCACGGCCTTCGGGTCCGCCGGCGGCCGGCTCGGCCCTAACCGGCTCCAGCGGAAGGCTGGCGCCCATTCGCATCGCTGCGGGGATGGTTTGAGTACCCTGCGTACCCTGGGGGCGCGCGCGTGTGTGGAGCGCTACGTCCATGTAGCGCCCGACCGCTGAGCGCGTGTTACCGAACGCGTTCTGGCCCAGACCGAACGCCCCGGCCGGCATCCCCGGGATGCCAAAGATGTTGGTTGCCACATCAATCCACAATTGCGCAACCGGCGGCCTGACCTCTTGCTGTTGCGCGCCGGCCGCGGTAGTCAGTACAAGAAGGGAGACAGCGGTGGCAAGAAGGCGGACAGATTTGCTACGCATGTTAGAACCCCCTGCCGGATCTTGACCTTCGATGCCGTGGTGATCGACACGACGGTGCAGACGCCAGAACAGATTATCGAGGTGATCGTGCGACTGGTGCGTGAGCGAACGGATGTGGGCTAACGTGTGGTACGGCTTCTGGAAGGGACTGCTGGCATCGTGCTTCTGGCTGCTCTTCGGGCTTCGGGTGGAAGGCCGTGAGCATGAGCCGGAATCGGGGCCGGTGCTGGCGGTCTGCAATCACGTCAGCGCCGTGGACCCGCCGATCGCGGGGGTGGCGCTGCACCGTCGCGCCTGGTACATGGCGAAGGAAGAGCTGCTGCGCACGCCGGTGCTGGGCCCGCTGCTGCGCTCGGTCGGTACGTTTCCCGTGCGGCGGGGCGAGGCCGACCGGCAGTCGATTCGCACCGCGCTGCAGGTCCTGGGCCGCGGCAGGGTGCTGTTGATGTTTCCCGAGGGGACGCGCAGCCCGGACGGCCGGCTGCTGTCCGCCGAGCCCGGCGCGGCGCTGCTGGCCTTGCGGACCGGCGTGGCGGTCCTGCCGATGGCCGTGGTCGGGACGCACCGTGCGATGCCCAAGGGTGCCCGCCTGCCCCGCCGCACGCCGGTTACGGTGCGCATCGGCCCGGCGATCACCGTGCCCAGGCACGAAGGCCGGATCGACCGCGCGGTGCTGGACGAGTGGGGCCGGCGGTTCATGGCGGCCATCGCCGCGCTGCTGCCGCCGGACCAACAGCCAAGGGTCTGAACGGTCAAGCGAGCTGAAGGACCCTGACGCCGATGGCGGCCGCCGCGGTGATGACCCTCTCATCCCGCGTGGCCAGCGGCAGCCCCAGCCGGGCGGCCAGTTCCAGATAGGCGGCGTCGTAGGCGGAAAGGCCATGTTGTCTGCCGAGGGGGAGGACCGAGCCGAGGATGTGGTCTACGGAGGGCTGCTCCATGACGATTGGGAGGGCGCCCAGAAGTTCGACGAAGCGTGTGCTCTGGGCCTCGGTCAGCCGCCCTCGCCGCTCGGCAGACAGCAGGACATTGGCGACTTCTAGCGGCCAGATCGCGGGGACGACGGCGGTGGTGCTCACCAATCGGTCGAGCACGGCTTCGGTATACGGTGTCGCCTCGTCCTCGAAGCACCAGGACATCGTGATGGAAGTATCGAGCGCGAACTTCATCTTGTGCGGCGGCCTTCCTCGATCAGGTCACGCAGCACGAGGGGCTTCAAGGTGATCCCCTTCCGGAACTCGCGCAGGGCGACAATCACACGGCCGGGATCCTGCCGACGACTCTCCGGGATCGGCAGCAGCATTGCCACAGGCACGCCGTGCTTGCTGATGATGAGGCCTTCTCCGCGCTGGACTTCCTCCAGGAGCCTGGCGAGATGCGTCTTTGCCTCATACGATCCGACCGTTCGCATAACACCCATTCCACGAGTTCAACTAGTCTAGGACTAGTCTATTTGATTCCCCGGATACAGTCAAGGCCAGTCTCTCCCGCGATCAGAACCCGGTTTCCTCAGAAGCAGGTGGGTGAGGCGCGGAGGTCTTCCTCCCAGCGGAGCACGGTTACCTTGAGCGGGGTTCCGTAGAGCGGCGAAGCCCCCCCGTAGGTGATGTCCACCTCGGAGCGGAGCGTGCGTGTCTGCAGGACCGTGAAGGTGGCGTCGGGGTTGTAGCGTCGGATCTCTCCGGTGGCCAGCACGCACCAGCGGCGGGCGGCGACGTTCCCTGAGCAGTTCAGCAGGCAGGTACGTGAGGTAACGTACCAAGATCGCTGGTCGGGCGTGACCGGGTAGTTCGTGTACGCGATCGGGCCGGCGTCTTTGTTGGCCTTCAGCAAGTAGATCTGGTGCTCGATGGCGGCCTGCGCCAGGTAGGTCGCGGATGTGTCCCACTGTACCAGCCGGCCCATCTCGAGGTCGGCGACGACCAACTGAGCAATTCCCCCCACGATGAGCGCCA
Above is a window of Armatimonadota bacterium DNA encoding:
- a CDS encoding 1-acyl-sn-glycerol-3-phosphate acyltransferase codes for the protein MSERMWANVWYGFWKGLLASCFWLLFGLRVEGREHEPESGPVLAVCNHVSAVDPPIAGVALHRRAWYMAKEELLRTPVLGPLLRSVGTFPVRRGEADRQSIRTALQVLGRGRVLLMFPEGTRSPDGRLLSAEPGAALLALRTGVAVLPMAVVGTHRAMPKGARLPRRTPVTVRIGPAITVPRHEGRIDRAVLDEWGRRFMAAIAALLPPDQQPRV
- a CDS encoding type II toxin-antitoxin system VapC family toxin encodes the protein MKFALDTSITMSWCFEDEATPYTEAVLDRLVSTTAVVPAIWPLEVANVLLSAERRGRLTEAQSTRFVELLGALPIVMEQPSVDHILGSVLPLGRQHGLSAYDAAYLELAARLGLPLATRDERVITAAAAIGVRVLQLA
- a CDS encoding type II toxin-antitoxin system prevent-host-death family antitoxin, with translation MRTVGSYEAKTHLARLLEEVQRGEGLIISKHGVPVAMLLPIPESRRQDPGRVIVALREFRKGITLKPLVLRDLIEEGRRTR